From the Chitinispirillales bacterium genome, the window TGATAATGCTCATTCCCAGTTTCTTTCTGCTTTTGGCTTTACGGGCGACTTTCCCGCCGCAACTTTCTTCGGTGGAAATATACTTCATGATAGTTTTGATCTTGAGTTTTGTAGGCTGGGCGGGAACGGCAAGGATTATTCGCGGCATGACAAAATCAATCTCGCAACGTGAATTCGTTTTGGCTGCGACGGCAATCGGACAAAATCACCTTACGATAATTTTCAAACATGTTTTGCCGCAAACGCTTTCTTTTGTGGTGGTATCACTGACGCTTTCCATACCGTCGTTTATTTTGATGGAATCCGGACTTTCGCTTATAGGACTTGGCATTCAAGATCCGCACGCAAGCTGGGGAAATTTACTTTCGGACGTTATGAACATAGCCGATATTCATATGCATCCGTGGATGTTAATCCCGGGTGGATTTATTTTTATCACAGTTATGGCGTATAACTTTTTTGGCGACGGGCTTCGCGATGTTTTAGATCCGCACTCTGCGGAAATTTAAAATCAAAAAAAAATATTTCTTTATTTACGATTATAAATATTTTTCAAACAGAAAATATAGTATTTTTATTCAACGAACAACAAAAAGGTTAATAATTTATGAGTAATCGCTACACCGGTATATTTTTGCACATTACATCGCTTCCCGGGAATTTCGGTGTCGGCGATCTCGGTTACGAAGCAAAAAAATGGATTGATTTGCTTTCGCAAAATTCCGTAAAAATTTGGCAGGTCTGCCCTGTTTGTCCTACGGTTTATGGAAATTCACCATACAGCACCCCTTGCGCGTTTGCCGGCAACCCACTTTTAATTTCGCTTGAAGTTTTGCGCGACTGGGGTTATTTGAAAAACGACGATCTGAAAAATTTTGGCAAAAAACTACCCGACGATTTTGTAGATTTTGAAAATTCGCTTGAAGCGAAAAACAAACTGTTCAGAAAGGCGTTTGCAAATTTTACTCCGACTGGCGATTATCAAAAATTCTGCGAAGACGAAAATTATTGGCTTGAACCATATGTTTTATTTATGTCGCTTAGCAAAAAATTCGGGACTATTCATTGGAGCAAGTGGACTAATGATTTCGCGAAATACGACAAAAACACGATTGAAAAATACTCGTCCGATAACAAAACCGAATTGGATTATTACCGATTTGTACAATTTATTTTCCAGTCGCAATGGTTTGATATTAAAAATTACGCAAACGATCACGGGGTTAGAATCTTTGGCGACGTTCCATATTATGTTTCTTACGAAAGCAGCGACGTTTGGTCCAATCAACGCTTGTTTGAATTAGACGACAAAGGGGAACAAATTCGTGTCGGCGGAGTTCCGCCGGATTATTTCAGTCAATACGGACAACTTTGGGGAACGCCGCTTTATCGTTGGGAAAGAATAAAAGATACCGGCTATGAATGGTGGATGAACCGTATAAAAAGAGCGTTTTTTTACAACGACATCGTGCGAATTGATCATTTTAGAGCGTTTGAGTCATACTGGGCGATTAACGCAGAAGACAAAACGGCAAAAAACGGCGTTTGGGAAAAAGGTCCGGGTAACGAATTTTTCGCTTTAATTAAACAAAAATTCGGCAACGGTATCGAATTGATAGCTGAGGATTTGGGAGTAATTACTGACGAGGTCAACAAACTGCGCGACAGCGAAAACTTGTGCGGAATGAAAGTTTTTCAATTTGCTTTTGACGGCAACTCTGACAATTACTATCTGCCTTATAACTGCAACAGACAAAGCGTTATGTATTCCGGAACGCACGACAACGACACGATTTTAGGCTGGTATAAATCTCTTGACGAGTATGCTAAAAACCGTGTAAAAGATTATGTTTCGGCAAAATCAGACGAAGAAATTCTTCAAAAAACCATCCGTGAAGTGCTTGCATCGGCGTCAATTTATGCAATTTTACAACTTGCCGATTTATTAGGACTTGGAAACGAGGCGAGATTTAACACTCCCGGAACAGTCGATAACAAAAATTGGGCGTGGCGTTTCAAATGGGATATGATAAAACAAAGTTCGTTCGACAATTTGAAAAAGATGATACAAATTTTCGGCAGAGGATGAAAACGAATTTAACGAACAGAAGTAAAAACCGAGTAATAACAACAAAAGGCAGAAATAGGACACGTCCAAACAATTAAAGGCAGTTTTGCCGCACTTCCCTATCAATTTCTAAAATCTGTTCCACACTTTCTGCGGTTTGACGATTGTGCTTATTAAGCGCCGTTTCTACAATTTCGGCGATTTGTGTAAATTTGATCTCTTTACCGATAAATTTCGCAACGGCGACCTCGTTTGCCGCGTTCAACACGCAAGGAAGCGTTCCGCCAGCCTTTCCCGCCTGAATACAAAGCCGCAAACAGGGAAATTTATCCAAATCCGGCTCAAAAAACGTTAATTGACCTATTTTTGCCAAATCCAACCTTGGCGTCGGCATCATATATTTTCTGTCAGGATATGTAAGCGCATATTGTATCGGCAATTCCATGTCTGGATAACCGCATTGAGCCAAAACCGCGCCGTCTATAAAAGTTACCATAGAATGAATTATAGACTGCGGATGAACTACAACGTTTATTTTGTCATAATTTACCTTGTATAAGTGGTACGCTTCAATTACTTCAAATCCCTTGTTCATAAGCGTCGCAGAATCAATTGTAATTTTTGCGCCCATCGCCCAAGTCGGATGTTTTAGCGCTTTCTCAGGAGTAATTTCACTGAATTTTTCTTTCTGAAGTTCGCGAAAAGGACCGCCGCTTGCGGTAACGGTAATAGATTCCAATTCTTTACGGTTTTCTCCGTGAATACACTGCAGAATCGCCGAATGTTCGCTGTCGATAGGAACTATACTGCCGCCGAATTCTGCAAGTAGTCCGTCAATTATCTCTCCGCCGACAACCAAACTTTCCTTGTTTGCCAAAGCAACTTTTTTTCCGCGTTTAAGCGCCGCCGCGGTGGGTGCAAACCCTGCCGAGCCGACAATCGCGTTAACCAAAACATCATATTCGCAATTTTTAACCATTTCTACCAATTTATCATGCCCGAAATAAAATTCAACGGCTGAAAAACTG encodes:
- the malQ gene encoding 4-alpha-glucanotransferase, producing the protein MSNRYTGIFLHITSLPGNFGVGDLGYEAKKWIDLLSQNSVKIWQVCPVCPTVYGNSPYSTPCAFAGNPLLISLEVLRDWGYLKNDDLKNFGKKLPDDFVDFENSLEAKNKLFRKAFANFTPTGDYQKFCEDENYWLEPYVLFMSLSKKFGTIHWSKWTNDFAKYDKNTIEKYSSDNKTELDYYRFVQFIFQSQWFDIKNYANDHGVRIFGDVPYYVSYESSDVWSNQRLFELDDKGEQIRVGGVPPDYFSQYGQLWGTPLYRWERIKDTGYEWWMNRIKRAFFYNDIVRIDHFRAFESYWAINAEDKTAKNGVWEKGPGNEFFALIKQKFGNGIELIAEDLGVITDEVNKLRDSENLCGMKVFQFAFDGNSDNYYLPYNCNRQSVMYSGTHDNDTILGWYKSLDEYAKNRVKDYVSAKSDEEILQKTIREVLASASIYAILQLADLLGLGNEARFNTPGTVDNKNWAWRFKWDMIKQSSFDNLKKMIQIFGRG
- the dxr gene encoding 1-deoxy-D-xylulose-5-phosphate reductoisomerase, with amino-acid sequence MRKILLLGASGSIGQSTINCVKRYPGDFELVGISFNNNTDKGKSILSQFDTIKYCAIANINTEIKFNGSFSAVEFYFGHDKLVEMVKNCEYDVLVNAIVGSAGFAPTAAALKRGKKVALANKESLVVGGEIIDGLLAEFGGSIVPIDSEHSAILQCIHGENRKELESITVTASGGPFRELQKEKFSEITPEKALKHPTWAMGAKITIDSATLMNKGFEVIEAYHLYKVNYDKINVVVHPQSIIHSMVTFIDGAVLAQCGYPDMELPIQYALTYPDRKYMMPTPRLDLAKIGQLTFFEPDLDKFPCLRLCIQAGKAGGTLPCVLNAANEVAVAKFIGKEIKFTQIAEIVETALNKHNRQTAESVEQILEIDREVRQNCL